From Brevundimonas vesicularis:
TCGATGTGCACCGGATCGCCCAGCCACTCGCCTTCGGCCGCCTCGACCTTGACCTTCAGTCCCTTGACCTCGGCCGCGCTGCGAAAATCGTTGGCGACCCGCTGCAGGAGGTTGTCGGGCCGGAACGGACGGGTCTCCAGGGTCACCGCCCCGTCGCGAAGCCGCACGACATCCAGCAGTTCCTCGACCAGCCGCAACTGCTGACGCCCCGACGCCTTCAGGATTTCCAGCCGCTCGCGCTGTTGCGGCGTCACCAGATCGGCCCCGATGATCTCGGCCATGCCCAGAACGCCGTTCAGGGGCGTACGCAGTTCGTGACTGACGTTGGACAGGAACCGCGTCTTGGCCCGGTTGGCCGCCTCGGCCCGCTGCAGCGCCGCCGACAGGGCCACTTCCGACGCCCTCAGACGCCGCACATCCTTGGTCGTTGTCCATAGCAACGACCCCGTGCCGATCAACAGCACCACGAACAGCAGCAGCAGCAGCGGACCGGCTTTGGTCAGGATCTGATAGCCCGGCTGTTCCGGCGCCCAGACCACAAGGCCTAACAAAACGCCCCCAGCATCGCGGACATCGACGCCGATCATACCTTCGGGCGGCTCTGCATCACCGGGCTGGAAGTGAATCCGGTCCAGCGCCAGCCGCGTTCGCAAGAGATTGAGCTCGCCATTGAACGGTTTGAACGACGCCACGACCGGATCGGACGCCGGCGTCGATCCGCTCGCCGTATGCCGCACTACAGTGGAAGCCCCCAAGACGTACACCTCGTCGCCGACGCGCACGAACGCCGCCTTCAGACGCACGCCAGCATCAGCGGCAACCGTTCGGTCGCGTCCTGCGGCCTCGGCCCGGAGCGCGTCGATCAACGGCCGGGCGGCTTGACCGAAGGGCTCGCCAACCTTCGCCTCGGCCGGTCGACCGAGCGTGCTAATGCGAAACAACCGCCCCGTACCATCATAGCCCAGGGTGAACTGATGCTTGTGTTGCGCGGCGTAGAAGGCGCCGAAGTTGCGGTCATACCAGCCCACATCAGCCGACGTCATCCGATCCACGGCATCGTCCCAGATGGAGGCGGTGGTCAGGTTCTCACCAATGGTTTCCAGCGCCCGCGTCAGGCGCAACTTGACCAAACCCTCTTCCTTGCGCGCCTGGTGCGCATCGATTCCGCGACTGACGATGGCCAGAACCCCGGCCATGCCGATGACGGACGAGAGCATCAGGATCAACGCGATCCTGAACGTGCTCCACGCCTGCCAACCCGTAATCGCTGTCACGCCACTCATATGGTCTGGCTTAAGGTGGGCAGACTAAGACGTCGTGAACATCATCCAGGTCCGCCGCGTTCGCCGACGAAATCCTGGGCGAACTCGGGCGCCTCGTCTTCCAGCGGCAGGGTCCCGTCCTCGTCGTCGGCCTCCGACGCGCGGCTGGGGTCGGGCACCTCGAATCCGACCGGCAGCGACAGGTCCAGCAGGCCCGCCGCCTTCATCTCCTGCACGCCTGGCAGGTCATACAGGGTCGCCAGGCCGAAATGCTCCAGGAACCGGTCGGTGGTCGCATACGTGACGGGCCGCCCCGGCGTGCGCCTGCGTCCGCGCAGCCGCACGAACCCCATCTCCAGCAACAGGTCCAGCGTGCCCTTGGAGATGCTGACGCCGCGCACGCTCTCGATCTCGGCGCGGGTGACGGGCTGGTGATAGGCGATGATGGCCAGGGTCTCCAGCGCGGCCTTGGACAGCCGGCGCGGCTCCTCGCGCTCCTGCGTCATCATGAAGGCCAGGTCCGGCGCGGTGCGAAAGCGCCAGCGGTCGGCGACGCACTCCAGCTCGACCCCCCGCCCCTCATAGCGGGCGCGCAGACCCGATATGGCGCGGGCGACGTTGGAGTTCGCGGGCAGGCGCGCGGCGATCTCGGCCGCCGTCAACGGCCCGGCGGCGGCGAACAGCAGGGCCTCGACCCGCCGTTCGATCTCGGCCTCGTCGGGCTGGAACGACAGGTCGCTCACGGCGTCAGCTCCAGCGGCTGGCCCGGTCCACGCCGTTTCAGAAACAGGTCCGCGAACGCCTCGCTCTGCCGGATGTCCATCGCCCCCTCCTTCACCAGCTCCAGACTGGCCGACAGGGTCGAGGCCGTAAAGCTGGCCTGGCTGGGCCCCTCCTCATCCTCGCGGTGCGGCGCCACCTTTTCCAGCGGTGTCCAGTCGGCCAGCTTCGGCATGATCTCGCGCAGCCAGTCGCGGGCAGCTTCCAATGGAAAGGCCTCGACCCGCTGACCGGGGGCGTAGCGCCGGGCCTCCTCGCGCCGGCGCTGCACCACATAGGCGCTCATCAGTTCGTACAGGCTGGCGTCGATGCGATCCGAGGGTGTGATCACCGTCGCCTCGGGATCGCCGCGCGTGAAGACGTCGCGCTTCAGCTGGGGCCTAGCCATCAGCTGTTCGACAGCCTTTCGCATCGCCTCCAGCTTCTGCAGCCGGAACGCCAGGGCGGCGGCCATTTCCTCAGCCGGCGGTTCCTCGGCCTTGCCCTTGTCGGTGCGCGGCAGCAGCAGACGCGACTTCAGATAGGCCAGCCACGACGCCATCACCAGATAGTCCGCCGCCAAGGCGAAGTTGCGCCGCCGCGCCTCGTGCACGAAGGCCAGATACTGTTCCGCCAACTGGGTGATCGACAGCTTCAGCAGATCGACCTTCTGGTTTCGCGCCAGGGCCAGCAGGACGTGCAGCGGTCCCTCATAGCCTTCCAGATCGACGACGAAGGCCTCGCGCTCCTCGACCTCCTCGGCGTTGAAATCCAGATTGGGCTGGAAAGACTCCGTCATAGGTCTTTAGGCCTGCGCCTCACCCACATCCGGCCCCTTGGCGGCGTCCATCCGACCGCCCATGGCCTTGAAGAAGCGGTCGTGCCCCGCGACGGGATCCAGCGGCTCGGGCGTCCGCACGATCCGGGCCAGCGCGGCTTCCGCCCGGCGGCGCGCCCCGCCCTTCAGCGAGCCGACGCCCTCGGCGACCTGGCGCATTTCGTCCATGTCGCCGTTCCAGTGGACGACGAGATCGCAGCCAGCCTTCAGGGCCTTGTGCGCGCGCTGGGTCAGCGAGCCCGAAAGGGCATTCATCACCAGATCGTCGGACAGCAGCAGACCGCCGAATCCCAATCGCTCGCGGATCAGGCGAATGGCCTTCTTCGATTGCGTGGCCGGATGTTTGCGATCGATCGCGGTGAAGACGATGTGCGCCGTCATGCCGATCGGCATGTCCGACAGGGCCTTGAACGGGGCAAAGTCCCAGGCATCCAGCGTGTCCAGATCGGCGTGAACCGTCGGCAGATCCTTGTGCGTATCCGCAAAGGCCCGGCCGTGGCCCGGCATGTGCTTGATGCAGGGCAGAACCCCGCCGGCCAGCAGCCCCTCCGCCGCCGCCCGGCCCAGCACGGCGACCGTCTCGGGGTCGACGCCATAGGCGCGGTCGCCGATGATGTCGTGGGCGCCGGGCACCGGCACGTCCAGCACCGGCAGCAGATCGACGGTCACACCGACCTCGCGCAGATCGTGCGCCATCAGACGTGCGCCCAGGCGCGTCAGCTCACGCGCCTGAGCCAGCTCGTTCGTCGCCTTCAGATAGGCGGCGCCCGGCGGATATTTCGGCCAGTGCGGCGGCCCCATGCGCTGGACCCGGCCGCCTTCCTGGTCGATCAGGATCGGCGCCTCGGGATCGCCGATGGACGCCCGCAGTTCGTCGGTCAGGGCCCGCACCTGTTCCGGCGTGTCGATATTGCGCCGGAACAGGATGAAGCCCCAGGGTCGAACTTCGGCGAAGAAGGCCTTTTCGGCCTCCGTCAGCCGATGTCCCAGGCAGCCATAGATGGCGGCGGACGTCACCGGACGATGCAGTCCCGGCCCGCCGCCTTCAGCGCATTGCAGAAGGCCACCGCCCGTTCGCGCGACAGGCCCGAGAAGGCCGTCCGGTACAGGGTCGATCCGCTGGACGAGGTCACTTCGGTCACCCGCTTTTCGGCGCCCGAGGCGTACGCGCCGAAGCGGCCGGCGACGGCGGCATATTCACGGTCCGCGATCTCGGTCGAGGAGAAGGCGCCGATCTGGACCGAGGCCGACCCGCCGGTCGCGGCCGGAGCCTTGGTCGCCGGCGTCGCAACGGGCGCAGTCGGAGTCGTCGGACGCGGCGCAGGCGCGGCCGGCGTCGCCGTATTGGCGGGCGGCAGGCCCTGTCCGATCGGTGCGGCGGTCGGCGGCGCGGCCGGACGCGGCTGGGGCGCCTCGGGCGGCGGGGTGAAGGTCACTGGCGCATCGGTCGTTTCGGTCTCGTCGCGATAGACGCGCACGCCCTCGGCCGGATCGATCGGCTGGGCGTCGATGGGCGCGGCGGTCTTCATCTCGCCGACCGGCTGACCCACGGCCGGCGGCGCGTCGGTCGAGGCACGCATGCCGGAACGGTAGAAGAAGATCACCGCAACGATCAGCAGCAGCAGGACCACCGCGCTGATGATCAATGTCACGGGCGGCGCCTTGCCTCCGCCCGAGCCGACATTGCGGCCGCTGCGCGGATCGTAGCTATTGCGGCGGAACGGCAGGTCGTCGTCGGTCGGCGGCGTATAGGCGCCCCGGCCGGGTTTATTGTCGTCTTCAAAGGACATGGTCGCGCTCCGCCGTCTGTCGGCGCGAATCGGCGCGCCGAACGATCACTCTACGCCCCCGCGTGCATCTTTCGAATCACAGATCGAGGGCGAGGTCGAGGCTGAACAGCTTCTGGTGCACTTCTATGGCGTAACGGTCGGTCATGCCGGCGATGTAGTCGCACACGGCGCGCGCCCGCTGTGTCTTGTCCGGGGTCATGGCCGGTTCGCCCCACTCCGGCGGCATCACCTCCGGCTCGGCCATGAACAGTTCGAACAGCTGCGACAGCACGCGCCGCGCCTGGCTGCGGGTTCGGTTGACGCGGTAGTGGCGATACATCCGCTCGAACAGGAACTTCCTCAGCACCGCCAGATCGACGTGCATGGCGTGCGAGAAATCCACCATTGTGCGCTTGGCCATCCGAACGTCCTCGGTCGTGACGATCCGGTCTTCCTCCAGCCGCCGCCCCGTCTCGGCCAGCACGTCCTCGACCATCACGCCGATCATCCGCCGCACCGCTTCGATGCGCAGCATCCGATCGTCGATGGCGGGATATTCGCTGCGCACCTCGGCCAACATGGGGCCGATCAGCGGCACCTGATCCAGATCGCGCAGGGTGATCAGACCCGCCTGCACCCCGTCGTCCACGTCGTGGTTGTTGTAGGCGATGTCGTCGGCGATGGCCGCGCACTGGGCCTCCAGCGAGGCGAACGTCCCCAGCCGCAGGTCCCACCCGGCCTCGCCGCCGGCCGCATAGGGACGCACCACCGACCAGGCCGGCTCGTCCAGCCGGTGCGACACCGGGCCGTTGTGCTTGATGACGCCCTCGACCGTCTCCCAGCTCAGGTTCAGCCCGTCGAACTGCGGATAGCGGTTCTCCAACTCGGTCACGACGCGGAAGCTCTGGACGTTGTGGTCGAACCCGCCGTAGTCGCGCATCTGCACCACCAGCTCGTCCTCGCCGGCGTGGGCGAACGGCGGATGGCCCAGGTCGTGGGCCAGGGCGATGGTTTCGGCCAGGTCGTCGTCCAGCCTCAGCGCATGGGCCAACGACCGCGCGATCTGCGCCACCTCCAGCGAATGGGTCAGGCGGGTGCGGTAGTGATCGCCCTCATGCGCCACGAAGACCTGGGTCTTCTCCTTCAGCCGCCGGAACGCCGTCGCATGGATGATGCGGTCACGGTCCCGCGCAAAGGCGGTGCGCGTGCGGCTGGCGGGCTCGAAAACGCGGCGGCCTTGCGTCAGGTCGGCGCGCTCGGCGTAGGAGGCGAGGTCTGTGTGGCTCAAGTCATCAACTTTGAGGCTGCTTTGATGCGGGGGCCTTTGCGAACGGCCCTGCCCGCCTCATATAGACAGCCGTGAGCACCGTCCAATCCACAGAACCGTCCACACCCGCCTTCACCGTCGCCACGCGCGCGCCGGAAGGCATCGTCCTGGCCGCCAGCGCCGCCAAGCGGCTGGCGAAACTCGGGGCGGCCGAGGGCAAGACCCTGATGTTGCGCGTGGCGGTCGACGGCGGCGGCTGCTCGGGCTTCCAGTATCGGTTCGAACTGGTCGAGACGGCCGAGGACGACGATCTGCGCATTCAGGCCGACGGCCAGACCGCCCTGATCGACCCCGTCTCAGTTCCCTTCCTGAAGAATTCCGAGATCGCTTATGTCGATGAACTGGCCGGCGCCCAGTTCGTCGTCAGGAACCCGAACGCCGCCTCCAGCTGCGGCTGCGGCGTCAGCTTCTCGATCTGACGACGGCCCAGCCGGTCGCCAGGATGGGAGAGGCCAGCAAGGCCGCAAAGGCCCAGTCCCACACCCCATCCTGCAACAGTGCGCCCACCAGCCCGATCAGGCTGAGCGCGAACAGGACGATGGGCGTGCGGAAGATGGCCCACAGGCTCAGATCACGCGGGTTATGACGGCGCCGGCTCACGCCTTCCGCCTCCCCTTGCCCAGCCACAGATAAAGACCGGACCCCAGGATCACGATGGTGGCGATGTCCAAGAGCGCCCACAGGATCTTCAGCGCCAGCCCGCCGTAGTCGCCGAAATGCAGCGGCTGCGACAACGACAAGGTTTTCACATACCAGGGCATCGGCGCCACCGCCGCCAGTTCGCCCGTCCGCGCGTCGATCAGCGCCGGCGTCGTCATATGCGTCGTCAGCGGCGTGTCGCCGTGGAAGAAGACGGCATAGTGGTGGTCGGTCGAATAGTCGGTCCCCGGAAACGCCACGAACTGCAGCTTCATGCCCGGGAGCGCCGCCTTGGCCCGCTCCACCGCCGCATCCAGCGAGGCCCGGCCTTGGGCGGGCGCCGGCGCATCGTAGGCGACGGTCAGTTCCTTCAGCGCCGTCTCTTTCCAATAGGCCAGGATGGGCGTGGCCAGGGTGTTGACCACCCCCGTCAGCCCCACCACCAGCACCCAGGCCGCCGTCACCACGCCCAGCAGATTGTGGTAGTCCAGCCACCGCGTCCGCGCCGCCTTCTTGACCCGCACCGTGCCGAACGGCAGCCGACGCATGAAGGGCGCATACAGCACCACGCCCGACACCACGGCCACGACCAGCAACAGCCCCATCGCGCCCAGAAACAGCATTCCCGGCAGACCCAGGAACATGTCGGTGTGCAGCTGAAGCAGGAACTCCATGACCGGATGACCGGCGACCAGCGGCGCGCCCTCGCCGCTGGTCTGGTCGATGGGCTCGAAACTGTATTTGCCGGCCGGGGCGTCGGGGGCGCGGCTGGTGACGTTCACCACCGGCCGGTCCTCGTCGAAGCTCATGAAGGCCGGAACCTCGCCCGGATGTTTGGCCAGACCCGCGGCCAGCACCTCGTCGAGCGTCAGCAGTCGGCCGCCCGGGTTCTTCGGGGCCCACGGCTCATGCAGCAGCGCCTCGTTCAGCTCGTGGCTGAACACCAGCGGCAGCCCCGTGACGCACAGCATCAGCAGGAACAGGGTCGAGATCAGGCTCGACCACTTGTGCGTCCAGGTCCAGGCGCGGATCGTCCGGGCGTGCATCGGCCGGCGCGGATCAGAACTCGGTGGAGACCGACAGACGCAAGGTCCGCGGCGCGCCCAGCGTCAGATAGTTCGATCCCGGATAGCCGCCGACTGCGACCCACTGATCCTCATCCGCGACATTCTCCACCCGCGCCCGCAGCGTCACCGGCTTGTCACCCGCCACGAAGGCGTAGCGCACCCCGGCGTCGAACCGGGTCCAGCTTTCCAGCTCCAGCGTATTGGTCGCATTGGCCGGCTGGGCGCCGGTGTGAACCGCCCGGCCCTCGACCGTCAGACCGCTGACGATCGGCACGTCCCACTCGACGTTCAGATTGGCCTGGAAGTCCGGCACGCCGATGGCCGACTTACCCGCATTGGCGGCGGTCAGCGAACGGTTGATCTCGGCGTCCAGCCAGGTCGCGCCGCCGATCAGACGCAAGCCCGTGATCGGCTCGCCATATACGGTCAGTTCGACGCCCTGGTTCTCCTGCTCGCCGCCGTCCGAATAGACGGCGGTGTCCGGATCGAAAAAGGCGCTGGGCAGGGTCGTGCGGAAGACGCTCAGCGTGCCGCCATATGAACCGGCGTCGTATTTGGCGCCGATCTCGGCCTGCTCGGCGCGGAAGGGCGACAGGACCTCCCCGCCGTTGATCACCGTCACGCCGTTGACCACCGCCGGCGCGGTCGTGCCCGGAACCAGGGCTTCGGCATAGTTGGCGTACAGCGAGATCGTGTCGCTGGGCTTGTAGACCACCGCGAAGGCCGGCGTCGTCGCGTCGCTGGAATAGCCCGACGTAAATGCGCCGTCGGCATAGGCATAGGATCGGGTCTCGATCTCCTGATAGCGGAGGCCGACTGTCGCCAGCACCCGTCCGTCCAGGAAGGACAAGACATCGGCGACGGCGAAACTGGTGTTCTTGACCCGCTCGGTGACGTTGGGATCATCCAGATCGCCCGAGACGCTGCCGATGGCCGGCGCCGGCGACAACAGCGGATTGGTCAGCGTCCCCATCGCATAGCCGGCGAAGCTCGACGCCGCCCAGGCGTTCTTCGACTTCGACTGGATCTGCGAGGCCGAGGCGACCAGGCGATGGTTGATCGGGCCGGTCGTCAGATCGGCGCGCACGCCGATGTCGCCAGACCACACCGTGTCCTCGCGAATATTGTCGAAGCGATAGCCGCGGATCGCGCCCGCCGCGTCGGCGCGCGGATTGGCCAGGCTGTTGTCTTCCTCGCCCTGACGCCCGCCGAAAGCGGCCCAGGCGCTGATGCTGTCGGTCAGGTCAAGCTCGCCGCGCAAGGCGCCGAACAGCTGCTTCTCGTCGGTGTAGGTCCAGCGCTGGGCGAAGTTCTTGTCGGCCGAGGGCGCGTCAGGGATGGCGGTTCCCGGCGTCACGCTGGGACGGGGCGCATCGATCCGGTGATCCTGCCAGCCCAGATCGGCCGAAAACCGGGCGCGATCGCCTCGGCGGTCCAGTCCAAGGCCGACGACCCGCAGTTGGCCGGTCTCGTCCTCGACCGAGCTCTCGCCCGCGCGGCTGGCGACGTTCAGACGCGCGCCCCATTCGCCTTCGTCGCCGAAACGGCGGGACAGGTCGGCGGCGGCATAGATCTCGTCTCGGCCCGACACGCCTCCGGTCAGGCGGGTCAGCGGGACGTCCCCCGCCCGCTTCGGCGTCAGGTTGAAGGCGCCGCCGACCCCCGTTCCGCCTGGCGCGGCGCCGTTCAGGAAGGTGCTGGCCCCGCGAAACACCTCGACCCGCTCGACCAGTTCGGCCGCCACGAACTGGCGCGGCAGCACGCCGTAAAGGCCGTTGTAGCTCATGTCGTCCGAGAAGACCGGGAAGCCGCGAACGACATACAGCTCCTGGAAGTTGCCGAATCCCTTGGACACACGCACCGTCGGGTCGTTCTGCAGCACGTCGCCGATGCCGCGCGCCTGCTGATCACGCACCAATTTTTCAGTGTAGTTGGCGGTCGAGAACGGCGTGTCCATCACGCCCAGATTGCCCAGCAGGCCGACCCGTCCCCCGCGCGCCACCTGACCGCCCGCTGCCGGCGAGGTCAACCGCACCTGCGATCCCGTCACCACGATCTCGCCCAGCTCCGCCGGAGCCGTCGCCTGCTGCGCCAGGGCTGGCGAGGCGAGCGTCATCGCAAGGGCGCTGGCTGTCAAAAGAACGGAGGCAAGGCGAAGGCAGAGCATTTTGATACGCATTCTCAAAATCAAGTTGCGCGTCCCTAGCCCGATCGGTGGGCGCAATGCAATCCGCCGCGCCCGCGACATATTGCATTTAGCCCTTTTCCTAATTAGGAACGTCGCTATGAACACTCTGTTCAAGGCCCTGTCGCATCCGGTGCGCCGCCGCATCATCGCCATGCTGCGCGCCGGTCCGCTGGCCTCCGGCGATATCGCCGCCGCCTTCGACATAAGCTGGCCCACCATCACAGGTCACCTCAACGCCCTGAAGGAGGCCGGTCTGGTCAGCCCGGAGCGCGAGGGCCAGACCATCCGCTATCGCCTTGAAATCTCGGCGGTCGAGGAGGCCATGGCCTTTCTGATGGATATTGTCGGGACCGGCGAAGCGACCGCCCCCCTGCCCCAGCCCTCAAAGGAAGCACGCCGATGAAGTATCGCTTGAGCCTGCTGGACTATCTGACACTCGCCGTCTTCGGCGTGCAGGCGGCGTTCGCCCTCTATATCGGCGTCAACGGCCCGACGACGCCCATGCCGATGCACTGGAACGCGGACTGGCAGGTTGATCGCTGGGGCGACCGAGTGGAGTTCGCGACCTTCGCGGGCGGCATGGCGGTGATCGGCTTCATCGCCGCCGCCGGCCTGGGTCTGGCCGCAATGCGCGCAGAGGACCAAGGCGACGCCTCACGGCGTCGCTCGATGCGGATCGGCAAGGGGCTGACCGTGTTCATCGTCGCCGCCATCGGCCTGATCATCGCCTGGGCCAGCCTGGGGCACGCAACCGTCGACAGCGGCCCCGCCGTCATGACCGGCGCCTTGTCGCTGATCCTGCTGGTCACCGGCGCCTTCCTCGGACGTGTCGCGCCCAATCCCCTGATCGGCGTGCGCACGCCCTGGAGCTACAAGAGCCGCTTGGCCTGGGACCGCTCGAACCGTCTGGCCGGCCGCCTGTTCTGTCTGGTCGGCCTGGCCGGCCTGATCGCCGCGCCGCTTGCGCCCCCGCCCTACGGCGTCACGGCCCTGGTCGCCGCCGTCATCGTCGTCGCGGGTCTTTCGATCTTCGAGAGCTGGCGCGTCTGGCGCGCCGATCCCGACCGCCAACCCTTCTGAAGGAGACTGCCATGCTGACGCTGACCCACGCCCTTCTCGCCGCCAGCCTGCTCGCCGGCCCGGTCTCGACCGACATCGCCCTGCCCGCCCAGCCCGCGCCCTTGCATGGCACGCTGCTGACGCCGGAGGCGCCGACGGCCGTCGCCGTCATCCTGCCCGGCTCAGGCCCAACCGATCGGGACGGGAACAGCCCGATGGGCGTCGCCGCCTCCACCTACCGGCTGCTGGCCGAGGGCCTGGCGGAACAGGGCGTCGCCACCGTCCGCATCGACAAGCGCGGCATTGCGGCCAGCGCCGCCGCCGGGCTCGATGAATCCAAGCTGCGCTTCGACGACTACGCCGCCGACGCCCGCGCCTGGGCTGCCGAGGCCGCCTCGCGCGCCGGAAAATCCTGCGCCTGGCTGATCGGCCACAGCGAAGGCGCCCTGGTTGCGCTGAAGGCGGTCGAGGGCGGAGACGACAAGGTCTGCGGCCTGATCCTGCTGGCCGGCGCGGGTCGCCCAGCCGGCGCAGGGATTCGCGAGCAGCTACAAGCCGGCCTGCCCGAGCCGATGAAGCCCCAAGCCTTCGCCGCCCTGACCGAGCTCGAGGCCGGCCGCACCGTCGCCGACACGCCGCCTGCCTTGGCAGCCCTGTTCCGCCCGTCGGTCCAGCCCTATCTGATCTCGTGGCTGCCGCTGGACCCCGCCGCCCTGCTCGCCGCCTACGACGGCCCGGTCTTCATCGGCCAGGGGACCACCGACCTCCAGGTCACGGTCACGGACGCCCAGGCCCTGGCCGCCGCCGACCCAAAGGCCACGCTGAAACTCTGGGAGGGCGTCAACCACCTCCTCAAGATCGCCCCCGCCGACCGCGCCGCCAATCTGGCCACCTACGCCGACCCGGCGTTGCCTCTGGCCCCCGGCGTGGCGCAGGACGTGGCGGCCTTCATCAAGACGAACGCCGCCCGCTGAATTCGCTGGCGGCCGCCGAACGTTCTGACGGCCAAAAGGCCTGCAAACAGGCACTCAGAAAGTCCGCCAAGGTTGGTTGGCGGACTTTCAACGGCTCAGCCTTTAGGCAGAATGCCCCGTTCCTCCAGCCAGGTTTCCAGCAGTCCGGGCCAGACCGTGTCCGGGCTGTGGTTCCGCCGCAGACCGAAGGCATGCCCACCGGTGGAGAACAGATGAACCTCGGCCGGAACCCCGGCCTGATCCAGTGCTCGCGCGTAGAGCGTGCTGTTGCAGATTTCATTCGTCGGATCGTCCCACGCGGCGATCAGAAAGGTTGGCGGAGCCTCTTGGGTCACCTTCAGCCCGGGATCAAAAACACCGCCGCGTCGGCAGATGTGGCCGGGGAAAAAGGCGATGGCGAAGTCGGGCCGGCTGCTGACCTGATCGATCTCATCGACGGGGGAATAGGCGGGCTCGAAAATGTTGCTCGTCTGCGCGACCAGATAGCCGCCGGCCGAAAAGCCCATCACCCCGATCTTGGTAGGATTGATCTGAAGTTCCCGCGCCTGTGAGCGGACCAATCTTACGGTGCGCTGTGCGTCCTGAAGGGCACGAGGCACTCGCGGCGTCACGGCCCGGCCGAGGTCGTCATCCCAGTAGTGATTGCTACGCGGAACGCGGTACTTTGACAGGATGCAGGTGACGCCTCGCGCAGCGATCCAGTTGCAGATTTCCGTCCCCTCGACGGTAACTACCACCGCACGGAATCCTCCGCCGGGAAAGACGACGACTGCCGCCCCGGTGTTTTTGCCCTGCGGTGGGAAGACAGTCATCGTAGGTTCGGTCACGTCGAATACGGCTTGGGACACGTCGCCATCAACGGCTTCGGGCGTCCTGCGCGTCAAGACGCTCTCGGAAGGCTGGCTCACGTCTTCCATGTCCGGCGCGCCATTCGGCCAGATCGGGATTTGGCGGGCGCCCCCCGGAGCTTGCCAGACGCCTGTTGTGCGGCCTTCCGCGACAGCTTGTGCCGATCCGACGTCAGAACCGCGGGTGACGGCGAAGCCGCTCGCGAGCACTGCCGCCCCGATAAGCCCTGCCAGAGCCATCCATGTCCGCCGCAACATCGAACCCCTCGCCTGACGCGATATCCGGCCGATAATTACGCGCTGAATCTTTGGCGCGAAAGCTTTACGAATCGGTCAGACCAGACCGCGCCCCGGATCGG
This genomic window contains:
- a CDS encoding TonB-dependent receptor gives rise to the protein MTLASPALAQQATAPAELGEIVVTGSQVRLTSPAAGGQVARGGRVGLLGNLGVMDTPFSTANYTEKLVRDQQARGIGDVLQNDPTVRVSKGFGNFQELYVVRGFPVFSDDMSYNGLYGVLPRQFVAAELVERVEVFRGASTFLNGAAPGGTGVGGAFNLTPKRAGDVPLTRLTGGVSGRDEIYAAADLSRRFGDEGEWGARLNVASRAGESSVEDETGQLRVVGLGLDRRGDRARFSADLGWQDHRIDAPRPSVTPGTAIPDAPSADKNFAQRWTYTDEKQLFGALRGELDLTDSISAWAAFGGRQGEEDNSLANPRADAAGAIRGYRFDNIREDTVWSGDIGVRADLTTGPINHRLVASASQIQSKSKNAWAASSFAGYAMGTLTNPLLSPAPAIGSVSGDLDDPNVTERVKNTSFAVADVLSFLDGRVLATVGLRYQEIETRSYAYADGAFTSGYSSDATTPAFAVVYKPSDTISLYANYAEALVPGTTAPAVVNGVTVINGGEVLSPFRAEQAEIGAKYDAGSYGGTLSVFRTTLPSAFFDPDTAVYSDGGEQENQGVELTVYGEPITGLRLIGGATWLDAEINRSLTAANAGKSAIGVPDFQANLNVEWDVPIVSGLTVEGRAVHTGAQPANATNTLELESWTRFDAGVRYAFVAGDKPVTLRARVENVADEDQWVAVGGYPGSNYLTLGAPRTLRLSVSTEF
- a CDS encoding metalloregulator ArsR/SmtB family transcription factor; translated protein: MNTLFKALSHPVRRRIIAMLRAGPLASGDIAAAFDISWPTITGHLNALKEAGLVSPEREGQTIRYRLEISAVEEAMAFLMDIVGTGEATAPLPQPSKEARR
- a CDS encoding SdpI family protein — encoded protein: MKYRLSLLDYLTLAVFGVQAAFALYIGVNGPTTPMPMHWNADWQVDRWGDRVEFATFAGGMAVIGFIAAAGLGLAAMRAEDQGDASRRRSMRIGKGLTVFIVAAIGLIIAWASLGHATVDSGPAVMTGALSLILLVTGAFLGRVAPNPLIGVRTPWSYKSRLAWDRSNRLAGRLFCLVGLAGLIAAPLAPPPYGVTALVAAVIVVAGLSIFESWRVWRADPDRQPF
- a CDS encoding alpha/beta hydrolase, which translates into the protein MLTLTHALLAASLLAGPVSTDIALPAQPAPLHGTLLTPEAPTAVAVILPGSGPTDRDGNSPMGVAASTYRLLAEGLAEQGVATVRIDKRGIAASAAAGLDESKLRFDDYAADARAWAAEAASRAGKSCAWLIGHSEGALVALKAVEGGDDKVCGLILLAGAGRPAGAGIREQLQAGLPEPMKPQAFAALTELEAGRTVADTPPALAALFRPSVQPYLISWLPLDPAALLAAYDGPVFIGQGTTDLQVTVTDAQALAAADPKATLKLWEGVNHLLKIAPADRAANLATYADPALPLAPGVAQDVAAFIKTNAAR
- a CDS encoding alpha/beta hydrolase; the encoded protein is MALAGLIGAAVLASGFAVTRGSDVGSAQAVAEGRTTGVWQAPGGARQIPIWPNGAPDMEDVSQPSESVLTRRTPEAVDGDVSQAVFDVTEPTMTVFPPQGKNTGAAVVVFPGGGFRAVVVTVEGTEICNWIAARGVTCILSKYRVPRSNHYWDDDLGRAVTPRVPRALQDAQRTVRLVRSQARELQINPTKIGVMGFSAGGYLVAQTSNIFEPAYSPVDEIDQVSSRPDFAIAFFPGHICRRGGVFDPGLKVTQEAPPTFLIAAWDDPTNEICNSTLYARALDQAGVPAEVHLFSTGGHAFGLRRNHSPDTVWPGLLETWLEERGILPKG